A part of Desulfofundulus salinus genomic DNA contains:
- a CDS encoding FAD-dependent oxidoreductase, translated as MLMHEVLVVGGGLAGLMAALVASQKADVAVLSKIYPTRSHSGAAQGGFNAALGEDDSIEDHIFDTVKGSDYLGDQDAIEVLCSEGPEVILELERMGVPWTRTPEGRVAQRSLGGAGFPRACFAADFSGHVVLHTLFEQVLRRGIKIYPEWHLVELLVEDGQVAGVLAYDLARARLEVIRSKAVILATGGYGRAFAKTTNAHANTGDGMAIAYRAGAILSDMEFVQFHPTTLYGTNILISEAARGEGGYLRNCHGERFMVHYAPQKMELAPRDVVSRAIFKEIKEGRGFEGQYVHLDLTHLGEALVAERLPQVRDLAIRYAGVDPASAPMPIEPAQHYSMGGVRTDVWGMTSLPGLLAAGEVANVSVHGANRLGGNSLLETVVFGRRAGHRAAQLARQEPWPTLSAATITRAYESWSSLLAGRGQGVQEDSTFAIRQEMTNLMTNQVGVFRVGSELEDAVNRLAKLKERYQKLKPPGGVQPFNYALMDYLEVGYLLDLCEIIARGALRRTESRGAHYRLDYPQRDDQNWLCHTFVRRGEDRPEFSNGPVKITRYAPQERGY; from the coding sequence ATGCTCATGCACGAAGTGCTGGTGGTGGGGGGCGGGCTGGCCGGCCTGATGGCTGCGCTGGTGGCCTCGCAAAAGGCCGATGTGGCCGTTTTGAGCAAGATCTACCCCACCCGTTCCCACAGCGGGGCAGCGCAAGGGGGGTTTAACGCCGCCCTGGGGGAAGACGATAGTATAGAGGACCATATCTTTGATACTGTCAAGGGGAGCGATTACCTCGGGGATCAGGATGCCATCGAGGTACTTTGCAGCGAGGGGCCGGAAGTGATTTTAGAGCTGGAGCGGATGGGTGTGCCCTGGACCCGTACCCCCGAAGGCAGGGTGGCCCAGCGCTCCCTGGGTGGTGCCGGCTTTCCCCGGGCCTGCTTTGCCGCCGATTTCTCCGGCCATGTAGTACTGCATACCCTTTTTGAACAGGTTCTCAGACGGGGAATTAAGATTTATCCGGAATGGCATCTGGTGGAATTACTGGTGGAAGACGGGCAGGTGGCCGGGGTGCTGGCCTATGACCTGGCCCGGGCCAGGTTGGAAGTAATCCGCAGCAAGGCGGTCATCCTGGCCACGGGTGGATACGGTCGGGCCTTTGCCAAGACCACCAATGCCCACGCCAACACGGGAGACGGCATGGCCATTGCTTACCGGGCGGGAGCAATCCTTTCCGATATGGAGTTCGTCCAGTTCCATCCCACCACTTTGTACGGTACCAACATTCTTATTTCCGAAGCGGCCCGGGGAGAGGGTGGCTACCTGCGCAATTGCCACGGTGAACGGTTTATGGTTCATTATGCACCTCAGAAGATGGAACTGGCTCCCCGGGATGTGGTTTCCCGGGCCATTTTCAAGGAGATTAAGGAGGGGCGCGGATTTGAGGGACAGTACGTGCATCTGGATCTAACCCATCTGGGAGAGGCCCTGGTGGCGGAACGCCTGCCCCAGGTGCGGGATCTGGCCATCCGGTATGCCGGGGTGGACCCCGCCAGTGCACCCATGCCTATCGAACCGGCCCAGCACTACAGTATGGGCGGAGTACGCACCGATGTTTGGGGTATGACCAGTTTGCCCGGCCTTCTGGCCGCCGGCGAGGTGGCCAATGTGAGCGTTCACGGGGCCAACCGGCTGGGGGGCAATTCCCTGCTGGAGACCGTGGTTTTTGGCCGGCGGGCTGGTCACCGGGCTGCCCAACTGGCCCGGCAGGAGCCCTGGCCAACCCTTTCTGCAGCAACCATAACCCGTGCTTATGAATCCTGGTCATCACTGTTAGCCGGTCGGGGACAAGGGGTTCAGGAGGACAGCACTTTTGCCATCCGGCAGGAGATGACCAACCTGATGACCAACCAGGTTGGGGTATTCAGGGTGGGCAGTGAACTGGAGGATGCGGTTAACCGGTTGGCCAAACTAAAAGAACGTTATCAAAAGCTTAAACCTCCCGGCGGGGTACAGCCCTTTAATTATGCCCTGATGGATTACCTGGAGGTGGGATACCTTTTAGATTTATGTGAAATCATTGCCCGGGGGGCGTTGCGCCGCACCGAGAGCCGGGGAGCCCATTACCGGCTTGATTATCCGCAGCGGGATGATCAGAACTGGCTGTGCCATACTTTTGTGCGCCGCGGGGAGGACAGACCGGAGTTCAGTAACGGTCCGGTGAAGATTACCCGTTATGCACCGCAGGAGAGGGGGTACTAG
- a CDS encoding Coenzyme F420 hydrogenase/dehydrogenase, beta subunit C-terminal domain has product MKGSFTELQNRVIRRGLCTTCGTCTGVCPAGAIGWAYVDDEPLPELTGECAGCGICTAVCPGEEVNLPALEQFVFGRVREEQIPDLGLYREARAGWATDRATRQLGAGGGLVTALLIYALEKGIIDGALVAGFRQDQPWRTGARLAVDREQLLAAAQSKYACVPVNTLLNRALEQGYRRLAVVGLPCHIHGLRKMQFYGQPASLARGVVLMVGLFCASQFYFEGTRHLLVERLGVDRLEDIASLSYRGGDWPGHLVVELKDGRRSLLDRHEYMYHHLMPAFKRDRCEMCVDWAAELADLSVGDYWDPQVRAGHALGTSSCLVRSPAGEELLDGAVKNGYVETIPLEAARLAAGIGYELKKHAAAFRLRQRRRFGWPVPEYHRQTNYTPFARELHLAPETKSDVEK; this is encoded by the coding sequence ATGAAAGGTTCCTTTACCGAATTGCAAAACCGGGTTATCCGGCGGGGGCTGTGTACTACCTGTGGAACTTGCACCGGAGTGTGCCCGGCAGGGGCCATCGGCTGGGCTTATGTGGATGACGAACCACTGCCTGAATTAACCGGGGAATGTGCCGGTTGCGGTATCTGTACCGCCGTCTGCCCCGGGGAAGAGGTGAACTTACCTGCCCTGGAACAGTTTGTTTTTGGCCGGGTTAGGGAAGAACAGATTCCCGACCTGGGTCTTTACCGGGAAGCCCGGGCTGGCTGGGCCACTGACCGGGCCACCAGGCAACTGGGTGCCGGCGGGGGATTGGTTACGGCCCTGCTGATTTATGCCCTGGAAAAGGGCATTATCGATGGCGCGCTGGTAGCCGGTTTCCGGCAGGACCAGCCCTGGCGTACCGGGGCCAGGCTGGCGGTGGACCGCGAACAGCTCCTGGCTGCGGCCCAGAGCAAGTATGCCTGTGTACCGGTAAACACCCTTTTAAACCGGGCTCTGGAACAGGGTTACCGGCGCCTGGCGGTGGTGGGTTTACCCTGTCATATCCACGGCTTGCGCAAGATGCAGTTTTACGGTCAGCCCGCTTCCCTGGCACGGGGCGTGGTGCTGATGGTGGGGCTTTTTTGCGCCTCCCAGTTTTATTTTGAGGGTACGCGCCACCTGCTGGTAGAACGTCTGGGAGTGGATAGGCTGGAAGATATTGCCTCGCTGAGTTACCGGGGCGGCGATTGGCCGGGCCACCTGGTGGTGGAACTGAAGGACGGGCGGAGGTCGCTCCTGGACCGCCACGAGTATATGTACCACCATCTCATGCCTGCCTTCAAGCGGGATCGCTGCGAGATGTGCGTGGATTGGGCCGCGGAACTGGCTGACCTGTCGGTAGGTGACTACTGGGACCCGCAGGTGCGGGCCGGGCATGCTTTAGGAACGTCTTCCTGCCTGGTGCGCAGTCCAGCTGGTGAAGAGCTGCTGGATGGGGCCGTGAAAAACGGCTATGTGGAAACGATTCCCCTGGAAGCTGCCCGCCTGGCCGCCGGGATAGGGTACGAGCTGAAAAAGCACGCGGCAGCCTTCCGGTTAAGGCAGCGGCGCCGTTTTGGCTGGCCCGTACCGGAGTATCATCGCCAGACCAATTATACCCCATTCGCCCGGGAACTGCATCTGGCTCCGGAAACAAAAAGCGACGTTGAAAAGTAA
- a CDS encoding MmgE/PrpD family protein: MLSHRLADFIGQIQYDMLPATTVHMARLAFLDWLGSAAVGGQQAPAQKVQAVVKQQGGSPQATLLATGEKISCLNAALANGIASHIMELDDVHRAAIIHAGAAVIPAALAVAEMIRANGRQLLEAIVVGYEVAIRVGEAVTPSHYYFWHTTGTCGTFGAAAAAGKLLGLNKEQLVWALGNAGTQAAGLWEFLVDGAMSKHLHPGKAAQNGVLAALLAREGFSGATRILEGERGFCRATAPQFDLSKITAGLGKPPYKVEENSFKIHASCRHTHPAVDVALELATRYGIKPADIATITVRTYRTALDITANHQPATVYAAKFSLPFCVALALKTGRCGPEDFTPANLFDPEIRELMSRVSLVVDEELDALHPARWPAVVEISTPSGQAYRGRTDFPRGDPENPVTAEELVTKFHALAAGPWGEQRARVLAQAVLDLENVVDVAALFQVLSPNHYGRVWQSSCGITQHER; encoded by the coding sequence ATGTTGTCCCACCGGCTGGCCGATTTTATTGGCCAGATCCAATATGATATGCTTCCCGCGACCACAGTGCATATGGCCAGGCTGGCTTTCCTGGACTGGCTGGGTTCGGCTGCTGTCGGCGGTCAGCAGGCGCCTGCTCAAAAGGTCCAGGCGGTTGTAAAGCAGCAGGGGGGATCTCCCCAGGCCACCCTGCTGGCGACCGGGGAGAAGATCTCCTGCCTCAATGCGGCCCTGGCCAACGGCATTGCCTCCCATATCATGGAACTGGATGATGTACACCGGGCCGCCATCATCCATGCCGGGGCGGCAGTGATACCGGCTGCCCTTGCCGTGGCGGAAATGATCAGGGCGAACGGCCGCCAGTTGTTGGAGGCCATTGTGGTGGGTTATGAAGTGGCCATCCGGGTTGGCGAGGCTGTTACCCCGTCACACTATTACTTCTGGCACACCACCGGTACCTGCGGTACCTTTGGTGCAGCGGCTGCGGCCGGAAAGCTTTTGGGTTTAAATAAAGAACAGCTGGTCTGGGCCCTGGGCAATGCCGGTACCCAGGCTGCCGGATTGTGGGAATTTCTGGTCGACGGAGCCATGTCCAAACATCTCCACCCGGGTAAGGCCGCCCAGAATGGCGTGCTGGCCGCTTTGCTGGCCAGAGAAGGTTTTAGCGGAGCTACGCGTATTCTAGAAGGGGAAAGGGGGTTCTGCCGGGCTACGGCTCCCCAGTTTGACCTGAGTAAAATTACCGCCGGCCTGGGCAAGCCTCCCTACAAGGTGGAAGAAAACTCCTTCAAAATCCACGCCTCCTGCCGTCATACCCACCCGGCGGTGGATGTAGCCCTGGAGCTGGCCACCCGCTACGGTATTAAACCAGCTGATATAGCAACTATCACCGTCCGTACATACCGCACGGCCCTGGACATTACCGCCAATCACCAGCCGGCCACAGTCTATGCGGCCAAGTTCAGCTTGCCCTTCTGTGTGGCCCTGGCCTTGAAAACCGGACGTTGTGGTCCAGAGGACTTTACCCCGGCCAATCTTTTTGATCCGGAAATCCGGGAACTGATGTCCCGGGTTAGCCTGGTGGTGGACGAGGAGCTTGACGCCCTCCATCCCGCCCGCTGGCCGGCAGTGGTGGAGATAAGCACTCCGTCCGGCCAGGCATACCGGGGACGGACGGATTTTCCCCGGGGCGACCCGGAAAATCCGGTTACTGCCGAAGAACTGGTGACCAAGTTCCATGCTCTGGCTGCCGGGCCCTGGGGAGAACAGAGGGCGCGGGTTCTGGCGCAGGCGGTTCTGGATCTGGAGAACGTGGTAGATGTGGCCGCTTTGTTCCAGGTACTTTCGCCAAACCACTATGGGAGGGTATGGCAGTCCTCCTGCGGAATAACACAGCACGAAAGGTGA
- a CDS encoding succinate--CoA ligase subunit alpha, whose product MGILIDRHSRIVIQGITGREASMVTRHTLAYGTRIVAGVTPGKGGQDVHGVPVYDTLKAACREHQPDTSLIYVPPAFVYDAVAEAVANGIKLILIPTENVPQKDAVKFLNLARRAGVRVIGPNSVGMINPGERVKLGAIGGDNVERCFVPGPVGVISRSGGMTAETSWMIKRAGYGVSTSVSIGGDALIGSTIKDLLALFEADPQTRAVVVFSEPGTSQEEEAAAFIQERGFTKPLIAYIAGRFTEDMPEGTVFGHAAALISGNYGRPSIKTARLREAGAYVLDNFDDLIPTLKQILG is encoded by the coding sequence ATGGGCATTCTTATTGATCGCCATTCCCGCATTGTGATTCAGGGGATCACCGGCCGGGAGGCCAGTATGGTCACCAGGCACACCCTGGCCTACGGTACCCGTATCGTGGCCGGGGTGACACCGGGGAAGGGTGGGCAGGATGTCCACGGCGTACCGGTGTACGATACCTTAAAGGCGGCCTGCCGGGAACATCAACCAGATACATCCTTGATCTACGTCCCTCCTGCCTTTGTTTACGATGCCGTGGCTGAGGCGGTGGCCAACGGGATCAAGCTGATTCTTATTCCCACCGAAAACGTCCCGCAAAAGGATGCGGTGAAATTCTTAAATCTGGCCCGCCGGGCCGGGGTGCGGGTGATCGGCCCCAATTCCGTGGGCATGATCAATCCCGGGGAACGGGTGAAACTGGGGGCCATTGGGGGAGATAATGTAGAGCGCTGCTTTGTGCCCGGCCCGGTAGGAGTGATTTCCAGAAGCGGTGGGATGACTGCCGAAACCTCCTGGATGATCAAGCGTGCCGGTTACGGGGTGAGCACCAGTGTAAGCATTGGTGGGGATGCCCTCATTGGCAGTACCATTAAAGACCTGCTGGCTCTTTTTGAAGCCGACCCACAGACCCGCGCCGTGGTCGTTTTTTCCGAACCGGGTACTTCCCAGGAGGAGGAAGCGGCGGCCTTCATCCAGGAAAGAGGGTTTACCAAACCGCTCATTGCTTACATTGCCGGCCGCTTTACGGAAGACATGCCTGAAGGTACTGTTTTCGGTCATGCGGCAGCCCTGATTTCCGGCAATTACGGTCGTCCTTCCATCAAGACTGCCAGGTTGAGGGAAGCCGGTGCCTATGTGCTGGATAATTTTGATGACCTGATTCCCACTTTAAAACAGATCCTGGGGTAA
- a CDS encoding succinate--CoA ligase subunit beta, which yields MGRLLEHHSKQLFKEMGIAVPSYEVATSEDEAQEAARRIGKPVVIKALVPVGKRGKAGAIKFADTPQEAALRAGELLGITVRHFPVEKVLVEEKLDVAQEWYLSITYDKNKQLPVIIASTRGGVDVEELSRSYPAEMVIHQVDPFEGLPGFRAREIWADLGVGGKLLGAAGALLSKLYATFDRYDAYLLEVNPLVVTTGGELVAAAAVMSVDDSAMYRQPRLADMVQLGSERAWRPLTELEKKMVEVNESDPYRGTARYTEMPGGDIGFMCGGGGGSLLCFDTLVSLGGRPANYSEVGGNPPEAKVYGLTKGILSKPGVKGLFVAHNITNNTQVDVLARGIIRALEELNINPATFPVVVREAGVNDAIARELFTAAGVEYYGDEVTLTEACARMVARMKEVYGEGGQP from the coding sequence GTGGGTCGTCTGCTGGAACATCACAGCAAGCAGTTGTTCAAAGAGATGGGCATAGCGGTGCCCAGTTACGAGGTGGCCACCAGCGAAGACGAAGCTCAGGAGGCCGCCCGGCGTATAGGTAAACCCGTGGTCATTAAGGCGCTGGTGCCCGTGGGCAAACGGGGTAAGGCCGGAGCCATTAAATTTGCCGACACGCCACAGGAAGCGGCTTTAAGGGCCGGGGAGTTGCTGGGCATCACGGTGCGGCATTTCCCCGTGGAAAAGGTCCTGGTGGAAGAAAAACTGGACGTGGCCCAGGAATGGTACCTTTCCATTACCTACGACAAGAACAAACAGTTGCCGGTGATCATCGCCAGCACCAGGGGCGGGGTGGATGTGGAGGAATTGAGCCGTTCCTACCCGGCCGAGATGGTCATTCACCAGGTGGACCCCTTTGAAGGCTTGCCCGGCTTTCGGGCCAGGGAGATCTGGGCGGACCTGGGGGTAGGGGGCAAACTGCTGGGTGCCGCAGGGGCACTGTTAAGCAAACTCTATGCCACCTTTGACCGTTACGATGCCTATCTTTTGGAGGTCAACCCGCTGGTGGTAACCACCGGGGGAGAACTGGTAGCCGCGGCGGCGGTGATGAGCGTGGATGATAGCGCCATGTACCGTCAGCCCCGTCTTGCGGACATGGTCCAGCTGGGCAGTGAACGTGCCTGGCGTCCCCTTACGGAACTGGAAAAGAAAATGGTGGAAGTAAATGAATCCGACCCCTACCGGGGTACGGCCCGCTATACCGAGATGCCCGGCGGTGATATCGGATTCATGTGCGGGGGTGGTGGCGGCAGCCTCCTGTGCTTTGATACCCTGGTGTCCCTGGGGGGGCGGCCGGCCAATTATTCAGAAGTAGGGGGTAACCCGCCCGAAGCAAAGGTATACGGCCTGACCAAAGGAATCCTTTCCAAACCTGGAGTGAAAGGGTTATTTGTCGCCCATAACATTACCAATAACACGCAGGTGGATGTGCTGGCCCGGGGGATAATCCGGGCGCTGGAGGAACTGAACATCAATCCGGCCACCTTTCCGGTGGTGGTACGGGAAGCCGGCGTGAATGACGCCATAGCCCGGGAGCTCTTTACGGCAGCCGGGGTGGAGTATTACGGGGATGAGGTAACTTTAACCGAGGCCTGTGCCCGGATGGTGGCCCGGATGAAGGAAGTTTACGGGGAAGGGGGACAGCCATAA
- a CDS encoding HpcH/HpaI aldolase/citrate lyase family protein: MEKPLRSFLFAPASDLRKVDKALSLDADAVILDLEDAVAVSEKVRARSLVLDVLGRTSREGIYVRVNGVNTRWIVGDLMAVVGGRPAGIMLPKAEDAEEVRRVDWLIGQLEREYGLPTGEMELIPLVETARGVMNAYEVATSCPRVKRLAFGAVDYTLDICTSLTGQGTEIFYARSHLVVASRAAGIEGPIDTVYPNIKDEEGLAEECRLVRSLGFAGKLVIHPAQLGPVNEIFSPTPREIDYAAKVAQAFAQAEAEGIAAVQLEGKFIDYPVAAWARRTLAIARALGLAGEKGSGEQRV; this comes from the coding sequence ATGGAAAAGCCGTTGCGCAGTTTCCTCTTTGCTCCCGCCAGCGACTTGCGCAAGGTAGACAAGGCCTTGTCCCTTGATGCCGATGCGGTGATCCTGGACCTGGAAGATGCCGTGGCGGTATCCGAAAAGGTGCGGGCACGGAGCCTGGTGCTGGATGTCCTGGGACGTACGAGCCGCGAGGGTATTTACGTGCGGGTGAACGGGGTCAACACCCGCTGGATTGTGGGTGACCTGATGGCGGTGGTGGGGGGCCGGCCGGCGGGCATCATGCTGCCCAAGGCTGAAGACGCCGAAGAAGTCAGGCGGGTGGACTGGCTCATCGGTCAGCTGGAAAGGGAATACGGTTTGCCGACCGGCGAGATGGAACTCATTCCCCTGGTGGAAACGGCCCGGGGGGTGATGAATGCCTATGAGGTGGCCACCAGCTGCCCGCGGGTAAAGCGGCTGGCTTTCGGGGCCGTGGATTACACCCTGGACATCTGCACATCGCTGACCGGTCAGGGTACGGAGATCTTTTATGCCCGCTCCCATCTGGTGGTGGCCAGCCGGGCGGCCGGCATTGAAGGACCCATCGATACAGTTTACCCCAACATTAAAGATGAGGAAGGGCTGGCAGAGGAATGCCGCCTGGTGCGCAGTCTGGGCTTTGCCGGTAAGCTGGTGATCCACCCGGCGCAACTGGGACCCGTAAACGAAATCTTTTCTCCCACGCCCAGGGAAATTGATTATGCGGCTAAAGTGGCACAGGCCTTTGCACAGGCCGAAGCTGAAGGCATTGCGGCAGTGCAGCTGGAGGGTAAGTTTATTGATTACCCCGTGGCAGCCTGGGCCAGGCGGACGCTGGCCATTGCCCGGGCTTTAGGTCTGGCGGGGGAAAAAGGATCGGGAGAACAAAGAGTTTGA
- a CDS encoding sigma-54 interaction domain-containing protein → MDGLFETLCAALGMIARLAGGYATVIDLCSGNTKTVDASGREVPHYPLENYEGLEEVRQISSPLLFPSRREEGVLHFFLPLEGCLLAVNNLLHARREAGLKATFREALPLIARVAGGEAVLFDRQGMRFFSVGSGGKESVRGMGEFTYLGRQAMELGRPVIGPSLLEEGAMAVRIPVTAEFGLGFNNVLAVKQKKMLASTSRRDYPRYTFAHIIGTSRAIQHCIRQARQVAVTNSTVLLYGETGTGKELFAQSIHNASQRSGGPFVAINCGAIPASLVESQLFGYEAGAFTGARREGQQGLFEQASGGTLFLDEISEMELELQSRLLRVLQEREVVRIGGKKPVPVDVRVIASTNKDLWQMVASGKFRQDLFYRLNVVDLRIPPLRERVEDIPLLVRHFIKQFRDTFGTFVRDISPEALECLMAYSWPGNVRELQNCIERTMNLATHEVILPSDLPALIRNCACRLPENTATATQSGQIAPVYYFAKLNSQGHLPKTDNDGSFFKTPSFCVLKGTTQAVERSTILRALEETGYNRRRAAEKLGISTTTLWRKMKRLGLLSGSTTGS, encoded by the coding sequence ATGGACGGCTTGTTTGAAACCCTTTGTGCCGCTCTTGGTATGATTGCCCGGCTGGCCGGTGGCTATGCCACGGTTATTGACCTGTGCAGTGGCAACACCAAAACCGTGGATGCCTCGGGCCGGGAGGTTCCCCATTATCCCCTGGAAAACTATGAGGGTCTGGAAGAGGTCCGGCAAATCAGTAGTCCCCTGCTGTTTCCTTCCCGCAGGGAAGAAGGGGTGCTGCATTTCTTCCTGCCCCTGGAGGGTTGCCTTCTGGCAGTAAACAATTTGCTGCATGCCCGCCGGGAGGCTGGTTTAAAGGCAACCTTCCGGGAGGCCCTCCCTTTGATTGCCCGGGTGGCCGGGGGCGAGGCGGTGCTCTTTGACCGCCAGGGGATGCGCTTTTTCAGCGTGGGGTCGGGTGGAAAGGAATCGGTCAGGGGGATGGGGGAATTTACCTACCTGGGCAGGCAGGCCATGGAACTGGGGCGGCCGGTTATAGGGCCGTCCCTCCTGGAGGAGGGGGCCATGGCCGTGCGCATTCCTGTTACTGCTGAATTCGGTCTTGGTTTTAACAATGTCCTGGCGGTGAAACAAAAGAAAATGCTGGCCAGCACCAGTCGACGGGATTACCCCCGCTATACCTTCGCCCATATCATCGGTACCAGCCGGGCCATCCAGCATTGCATCCGCCAGGCCCGCCAGGTTGCGGTAACCAACTCCACCGTGTTGCTCTATGGAGAAACGGGCACCGGGAAGGAACTCTTTGCCCAGTCCATTCACAATGCCAGCCAGCGGTCCGGTGGTCCCTTTGTGGCCATAAACTGCGGGGCCATTCCGGCCAGCCTGGTGGAAAGCCAGCTTTTTGGTTATGAAGCCGGGGCTTTTACCGGCGCCCGCAGAGAAGGCCAGCAGGGTCTTTTTGAACAGGCCAGCGGGGGCACCCTGTTCCTGGATGAGATCAGTGAAATGGAGCTGGAACTGCAGTCCCGTTTATTGAGGGTACTGCAGGAAAGGGAAGTGGTGCGCATTGGGGGCAAGAAACCGGTTCCCGTGGATGTGCGGGTAATTGCTTCCACCAATAAGGACCTGTGGCAAATGGTGGCCAGTGGCAAGTTTCGCCAAGACCTGTTTTACCGCCTCAATGTGGTGGACCTGCGCATCCCCCCCCTGCGGGAAAGAGTGGAGGACATCCCCTTGCTGGTGCGGCACTTTATCAAACAGTTCCGGGACACCTTCGGTACCTTTGTACGGGATATTTCCCCCGAGGCCCTGGAATGCCTAATGGCTTACAGTTGGCCGGGCAATGTAAGGGAATTGCAGAACTGCATTGAAAGAACCATGAACCTGGCCACCCACGAAGTAATCCTACCCTCGGATCTTCCCGCCCTAATTCGCAACTGCGCCTGCCGGCTACCGGAAAACACGGCAACAGCAACCCAATCCGGACAAATCGCACCGGTATATTACTTTGCAAAATTGAATTCCCAAGGGCACCTGCCAAAGACCGATAACGATGGATCTTTTTTTAAAACACCGAGTTTTTGCGTGTTGAAAGGAACTACCCAGGCCGTGGAACGGTCAACCATCTTGCGGGCACTGGAAGAAACGGGCTACAACCGCCGGCGAGCTGCTGAGAAGCTGGGTATCAGCACCACCACTTTGTGGCGCAAGATGAAGAGACTCGGGCTGCTATCAGGGTCGACAACGGGCTCTTAA
- a CDS encoding TRAP transporter large permease — translation METALLFCIFVLLFLINVPVAISLAVAALIVLATTTDFTMYMIVQRMFASLLSPPLMAIPAFVFAGVLMSHGGIARYLIAALRSWFGHLPGGLSVVTILACAIFAAISGSSPATAAAIGAIMLPAMIEGGYDKRYAMGLIAASGTLGILIPPSVTMVVYGIVAEESIGKLFMGGLLPGLFLAGMLVVFAILYAKIKGYGRGEPASWRDRWTATVKALPGAFLPVFILGSIYLGIVTPTEAAVLSVFYTIIVSAFIYRELKLPDIRKVFQEAINISSMIYLIIAAAMVFGLFLTSEQVPNKIAEWIADSHLNRYAFFFATNLMFFIMGTFLEAVSITLITLPLLLPIIKALNIDLIQFAVVMTVNMELAMITPPVGLNLFVVSAMAKARVEEVIRGVLPFILILIAGLVIFIFWPEISLYIPRVLMER, via the coding sequence ATGGAAACGGCGTTGCTGTTTTGTATATTCGTGCTACTCTTCCTGATCAACGTGCCCGTTGCCATCAGCCTGGCGGTGGCTGCCCTAATCGTTTTAGCTACCACCACCGATTTTACCATGTATATGATCGTGCAGCGCATGTTTGCCTCCCTCCTCTCGCCGCCTTTGATGGCCATTCCGGCCTTTGTCTTTGCCGGAGTGCTCATGTCCCACGGGGGTATAGCCAGATATCTCATCGCTGCCCTGCGCAGCTGGTTCGGCCACCTGCCTGGAGGTCTGTCGGTGGTTACCATTCTGGCCTGCGCCATCTTTGCCGCCATTTCCGGTTCCAGCCCGGCTACGGCTGCGGCCATTGGTGCCATCATGCTTCCGGCCATGATTGAAGGGGGTTACGATAAGCGCTATGCCATGGGCCTTATTGCAGCCTCCGGTACGTTGGGTATCCTCATTCCTCCCAGCGTGACCATGGTGGTTTACGGGATAGTGGCTGAGGAATCTATTGGCAAACTTTTCATGGGCGGGCTGCTGCCCGGTCTTTTCCTGGCCGGCATGCTGGTTGTCTTCGCGATTCTCTATGCCAAAATTAAGGGCTACGGGCGCGGTGAACCGGCATCCTGGCGGGATCGCTGGACGGCCACCGTCAAGGCCCTGCCCGGTGCCTTTTTACCGGTCTTCATTTTGGGAAGTATTTATTTGGGTATAGTTACCCCCACTGAGGCAGCAGTGCTTTCCGTATTTTATACCATCATCGTTTCCGCTTTTATTTACCGGGAATTAAAGCTGCCGGACATCCGTAAAGTCTTCCAGGAGGCCATCAATATCTCCTCAATGATCTACCTGATTATTGCCGCTGCCATGGTTTTCGGCCTGTTCCTGACCTCAGAACAGGTGCCCAATAAGATAGCCGAATGGATTGCCGACAGCCACCTGAACCGTTATGCCTTCTTTTTTGCCACCAACCTGATGTTCTTCATCATGGGCACTTTCCTGGAGGCCGTTTCCATTACCCTGATTACCCTGCCCTTGCTGCTGCCCATCATCAAGGCGCTGAACATCGACCTGATCCAGTTTGCCGTGGTCATGACGGTGAACATGGAGCTGGCCATGATTACCCCGCCGGTGGGCCTGAACCTCTTTGTGGTTTCGGCCATGGCTAAAGCACGGGTCGAAGAGGTAATCAGGGGCGTGCTGCCCTTTATCTTAATTCTCATTGCCGGACTGGTTATCTTCATCTTCTGGCCCGAGATTTCCCTGTACATTCCCCGGGTGCTGATGGAACGTTAA
- a CDS encoding TRAP transporter small permease has protein sequence MERFKKAYEAFEDYFTGGLLFTGLTLVFVNVLLRYIWGRPQSLLDEFSVYFVVWGTLCGIAVALRNDHHIKVDMVYRLLPLGIRYRVSILAHLIGVGFALFYTFYGYQLVYTYIMSGQRSTDSQFPLWIVNLVMPISGVMFTARFIEKLLFHFKNGGKDWLAAQSRRPD, from the coding sequence GTGGAACGATTCAAGAAAGCTTATGAGGCCTTTGAGGACTACTTTACTGGAGGTCTTTTGTTCACCGGGCTGACACTGGTCTTTGTCAACGTCCTGTTGCGTTATATTTGGGGGCGCCCCCAGTCCCTCCTTGATGAGTTTTCGGTTTATTTTGTGGTGTGGGGGACGTTATGCGGCATTGCCGTGGCTTTGAGGAATGACCACCACATTAAGGTGGATATGGTCTACAGACTGCTGCCCCTGGGCATTCGCTACCGGGTGAGCATTCTGGCCCATTTGATTGGGGTGGGTTTTGCCCTGTTTTACACCTTTTACGGGTACCAGCTGGTATATACTTACATCATGTCCGGGCAGCGCTCCACCGACAGCCAGTTTCCCTTATGGATTGTCAACCTGGTTATGCCCATCAGTGGTGTAATGTTTACCGCCCGTTTTATAGAGAAACTTTTATTTCATTTTAAAAATGGCGGAAAAGACTGGTTAGCTGCCCAGAGTAGACGCCCAGACTAA